TCCAACATGCTGCGCACGCGCTCCACGAGCTCCTTGGTGGAAAAAGGCTTGGTCATGTAGGCATCAGCCCCCAGCGCAAGCCCCTTGCTGACTTCGGTATCCCGCCCCTTCGCCGTCAGCATCAGGATGCGGATGGATTCCAGCTCCGGGTCCGCCTTGACCTCCTGGCACACCTCGAAGCCGCTCTTCTTGGGCATCATGACGTCGAGCAGCACAAGATCGGGCCGGTCGGAGCGGATGCGGTTCACCGCCTCCTCGCCGTCCGTTGCCACAGTGACATCGAAGCCCTCCCGCTTCAGCAGGAATTCGAGCGAGATCACGATATTCGGCTCATCGTCCGCAATCAGTATTTTCTTGGCCATGCATTCCCTCCCCTGACGCCTATTTTATGCCATCCGTTCGTCAGCCCGGTGCAAGCGGCAGCACAAACGAAAATATTGCGCCTTCTCCCGGCTTTGAGCTGACCCAAAGCCGACCTCCAAAATGCTCCACGATCTGCCGGCTGATCGGCAGCCCCAGACCCGTACCCTGCGGCCGGGCCTTCGCGTCCCCACCCTGCCGGAACTTCTCGAACACCACCGGCAGCAACTCGGGCGCGATTCCTCCTCCATTATCCGCCACGTCGACACGGATGCCTTCGTCGTCCACGAACAGCCTCACCTTGACGCGGCCGGTCTGCGCAGGCACGAACTTGGCCGCGTTCGACAACAGGTTGATCATGACCTGCAGCAGCCGGTCGTGATCGGCCTTCAGCGTCGGCACCGTGTCCGCCAGATCGGTTTCAACCACGGCGCCGCGGTCGCTGAACAGCTGTGCGGTTGCGTCCACCGCGTGTTCGACGAGTTCGCGCATGTCGATATCCGAATTGTGCCACTCGGCGTGGCCCGATTCGATCTTGGCCAGATCGAGCACCTGATTGACGAGGCGCGTCAGACGTTCGGTCTCGGAAACAATGATGCCGAGGAAACGTTTCCGGTTGGCGAGATCCGTCTTGGGATCGTCCAGCATCATCTCGGAAAGCGCCCTGATGGACGTCAATGGGGTACGCAACTCATGCGTCACCGAGGACATGAAATCGTCCTTGAGGCGGTCGAACTCCTTGAGCTGTTCATTGGCCGCGCGCAGTTCGGCTGTGGCGGCTTCAAGCGCGCGCGACTTCTCTTCCAGCTGATGCGAGTAGGCGCGGACCTGCGAGGCCTCATCGAGGATGTCCATCACCTCGTCCAGGCCCAGCGGCTCCTCCTGAACCACGGTGGACACCATCACGCGGGCTGACGCGCTGCCGATCGCTCCCGCCAGCAGGGATTCGGCAAAGTTGACCAGTTCGGGGTCGGCCTTGAGCTGGTCCGGACTGGAGAGCGAATGCGAGCGTGCGTAACGCTTGAAGGCCTCTTCTGTGCGGTGCCGGCCAAGGAAACGCGCAACCAGCGGAATGAGTTCGCGCACCTCGGCACCGGTGCGCCAGAAGCTTGCCGGCGTACTCAGCCCGCGCCGGAACACGTCGACAAACAGCGTTGCCTGGCTGGCCTCGGCGCCCGTTGGCGAGCGCAGCAGCGACACCGCCACGTAGCAGCCGACGTTGGCGAACAGGCTCAAGAACAGCGCATGGCTCAGGCTGTCGAGCTCGCTCAGACCAAACAGGTGCTCGGGGCGCAGGAGTGCGATACCGAACGGACCGTGCGAGAGCAGGCTCATGTCGAGCCAGCCCGACTTCGCGAACGAGGGCAGCAACAGGGTATAGCCCCACACCAGGAAGCCCGCGAGCAACCCGGCCAGCGCACCGTCGCGGGTGCCGCCGCGCCAGTACATGCCACCCAGCATGGCCGGGGCAAACTGCGCCACCGCCGCGAAGCTGATCAGCCCGATGCTCACCAGCGCATAGGCCTCACCCGCAAGCCTGAAGTAGAGATAGCCGAGCAACATCACGCCGACGATGGCCCCGCGCCGGATCATCAACAGCAGGCCGGTAAGATCGCGGCCATCGTTGCGTGCAACTTCGGTGCGGCGCAGCAGCAGCGGCATGACCAGATCGTTGCACACCATGGTCGACAGCGCGATGGTTTCGACGATCACCATGCCGGTCGCTGCAGACAGTCCGCCGATGAACACCAGCAGGGCCAGCTCGACCTGACCCGTCACCATCGGCAAGGTGAGCACGAAGGTGTCGGGGTCGACCACGCCGCGACCGAAATGCAGCAGGCCACCGAGCGCGATCGGCATCACGAAGATGTTGATCGCCAGCAGGTAGGCCGGAAACATCCAGGTCGCCCGCCGCAGGTGCTGCTCGTTGACGTTCTCGACCACCACGATCTGAAACTGGCGCGGCAGGAAGATGATCGACAGCATGGCCAGCAGCATCAGCGAGAACCAGCCTCCGTAGCCGCCCTTGTCCACCCCGTCGAAACTCAGCAGCGACAGCAGTTCGGGGTGCGCCAGGGCGCGGGCGTAGATGTCGCCGATACCGTCAAACATGACGTAGGTGACGTACACGCCGACGGCGAGGAATGCGAGCAGTTTAACTACCGATTCGAAGGCGATTGCGGCCACCATGCCTTCATGGCGCTCGGTGGTGTCGAGGTGGCGGGTACCGAACAGCACCGTGAAGGCTGCCAGCGTGAGTGCGAGATAGAGGGTGCTGTCATCCAGCCAGCCGCCCAGGTGCAAGGGCCGGAAGTTGCTGTCGTGATCGCCGGTGAGCAGGGCGTACCCGCTCGAAATCGCTTTCAGCTGCAGTGCGATGTAGGGCACGGTACCGACCACTGCGATCACCGTCACGAGCCCCCCGAGCAGGTGACTCTTGCCGTAGCGCGAGGCCACGAAGTCGGCAATCGATGTAATCCGGTGGGTCTTGGCGATGCGGATCATCTTCAGCACCACCAGCCACGACAGCGCCAGCCCGAGCGTGGGGCCAAGGTAGATGGGCAGAAACCAGATCCCGCCCGAGGCGGCCCGACCCACGCTGCCGAAATAGGTCCACGCGGTGCAGTACACCGCTAGCGACAGCGAATACACCCACGGGTTGGAAATGACCGAGCGCCCCTGGTCGGCCCGGCGGTCGCCAAAGTAGGCCACCGCAAACAGCACCAGCAGATAGGCGACGGATGCGCCGATGATGACGCTGCCCGAAAGCATCAGTGACGCCCCGTCATCGGGAGCCCCGCTCCGCAATCCAGCCCATGAGCACAATCAGACCCGCCCATGCGACGAAAAGGGACACGTGCAGCAGTGGCAGACCGAACACCAGAACGGGTCGGTCGAACAATGACATCAGCGGAAAATTGAACAGCAGAACGCCGACCAGAAAAACGGCGACCAGACGTTGCCCGGCAAGACCCTTGCGCATCATGTACCCCAATGATGACGGCGTTGCCCTGAGTATAGCGGAGCCGCGCTCCCGCTCTTGACGGCGGGATTCGCGGCTCACGACAAATATGGGGACGCATCTAGCGTGCGCCTTCCCTCTCCTCAACCGGGTCCGACTGCGTGGCCGGACCTTCTCCTGTCGACTGTTGCAGGTACCGGCGGCAGTGCCACCGGTACCGGAGGGTCATCAGCCCTTGAGCTGTTCCAGGATCCCCGGGTTCTCGAGCGTCGAGGTGTCCTGCGTGATCTCTTCGCCCTTGGCGAGCTGGCGCAGCAGGCGACGCATGATCTTGCCGGAACGGGTCTTGGGCAGGTTCTCACCGAAGCGGATGTCCTTCGGCTTGGCGATCGGCCCGATCTCGTGACCAACCCAGGTCTGCAGTTCCTTGATGACGGCCTTGGCTTCTTCGCCGGTCGGACGCGAGCCCTTGAGCACCACGAAGGCCACGATCGCCTCGCCGGTGAGGTCGTCCGGACGGCCAACGACTGCAGCCTCGGCAACCTTCTCGTGTGCCACCAGCGCGGATTCGATTTCCATCGTGCCCATGCGGTGACCGGAGACGTTCAGCACGTCATCGATACGACCGGTGATGGTGAAGTAACCGGTGTCCTTGTCGCGGATCGCGCCGTCGCCTGCCAGATACAGTTTGCCCTGGAAGTCGGCCGGGTAGTAGGACTTGACGAAGCGGTCGGGGTCGTTCCAGATCGTGCGGATCATCGCCGGCCACGGACGCTTGACCACCAGGATACCGCCCTGACCCCACGGCACTTCGGTGCCAGTCTCGTCGACCACGGCAACCTGCACGCCGGGGAAGGGCAGCGTGCAAGAACCCGGCACCAGCGGCGTAGCGCCCGGCATCGGCGTGATCATGTGTGCGCCGGTCTCAGTCTGCCAGAAGGTATCGACGATCGGGCAACGGCTGCCACCGACATTCTCGTAGTACCACTCCCATGCCGACGGGTTGATCGGCTCGCCGACGGACCCCAGGATGCGCAGGCTGGACAGATCGTACTTGGTCGGATGAACCGTCGGGTTGTTGTCGGCGGCCTTGATCAGCGAACGAATTGCGGTCGGCGCGGTGTAAAACACCGAAACCTTATGATCCTGGATCATTCTCCAGAAACGACCAGCATCGGGGTAGGTCGGTACGCCTTCGAACACGATCTCGGTCGTGCCGCAAGCGAGCGGGCCGTAGGTGATGTAGGTGTGGCCGGTAACCCAGCCGATGTCGGCGGTGCACCAGAAGACATCGTCAGGCTTGATATCGAAGGTGTACTTCATGCTCAGGATGGCCTGCAGCAGGTAACCGCCAGTAGAGTGCTGGACGCCCTTCGGCTTGCCGGTGGAACCCGACGTATAAAGAATGAACAGCGGATGCTCTGCGCTGACCCATTCCGGCTCGCACACATCGGACTGGTCGGCAACTGCGTCGTCAAACCAGACATCGCGGCCAGCCTTCATTTCAGTCGCGGCACCGGTGCGCTTGGCAACAATGACGTTCTTGATCGTGTCGCAGCCATTGAGTGACAGCGCCTCGTCGGCAATCGGCTTCAGCGGCATGGCCTTGCCACCACGGTGCTGACCGTCGGCGGTAATCAGTGCAACTGCGCCGGCATCTTCGATGCGGTCACGCAGCGCCTGGGCGGAGAATCCACCGAACACGATGGAGTGGGTCGCGCCGATACGGGCACAGCCCTGCATCGCAACCACGCCCTCGATCGACATCGGCATGTAAATGACGACGCGATCGCCCTTCTTGACGCCCATGCCGCGCAGTGCGTTGGCAAACTTGCTGACGCGTGACAGCAGTTCCTTGTAGGTGACTTTGGTGACCTCACCACTGTCAGCTTCGAAAATGATCGCTACCTTGTCACCAAGGCCGGCATTGACCTGGCGATCGAGACAGTTGTACGAGACGTTGAGCTCGCCATCCGCAAACCACTTGAAAAAAGGTGAATTGCTTTCGTCCAGAACCTGGGTGAAGGGCTTCTTCCACTCGAGCAGTTCGCGAGCATTACGCGCCCAGTAACCTTCGTAGTCGTCCTCAGCTTCCTTGCACAAAGCACGGTAAGCATCCATACCGGAGACAGCTGCGTTTTTCTTGAATTCTTCAGTGGGGTTATAGATGCGTACTTGTTGTTCATTCGACATGCTGACCTCTCCTCAACTAATCAAAGAATTGAAGCTGACCCTGACGGCACGGCTGGTTATATCCAGCCTCTGATTCGTTTTCATTCCCGCCGTGGAATGGACGGCATTTAATAACACCTATCTTACACAGGACTTACACTACTGTGCGAACCCCCCGTCATTCCAGCGAGTGCTAGAATTTCGGGCTGCAACATCCCCTTCGCTCAAGCCACTCCGGAGATCAAGCATGACCGTAATTCGCGAAGAAGACCTCATCCAGTCCGTCGCGGATGCTTTCCAGTACATCAGCTACTACCATCCGCTCGATTACATCAAGGCGCTCGGCGAGGCCTATGAGCGCGAGGAAAGCCCCGCAGCCAAGGACGCAATCGCCCAGATTCTGACCAACTCGCGCATGTGCGCCGAGGGCCACCGCCCCCTCTGTCAGGACACCGGTATTGCGGTGGTCTTCCTGAAGGTGGGCATGGACGTGCGCTGGGACGCCAAGATGAGCGTCCAGGACATGGTCAACGAAGGCGTTCGTCGCGCCTACAATCATCCCGACAACAAGCTGCGCGCCTCGGTGCTGCTTGATCCGGCCGGAAAGCGCCAGAACAGCAAGGACAACACCCCGGCGGTCGTTCACTACGAAATCGTCCCCGGCGACCACGTGGAAGTCATCTGTGCGGCCAAGGGCGGTGGCTCCGAGAACAAATCCAAGATGGTCATGCTGAACCCCTCCGACTCGATTGTCGACTGGGTCATCAAGACTTTGCCGACCATGGGCGCCGGCTGGTGTCCGCCGGGCATCCTCGGCATCGGTATCGGCGGCACGCCCGAGAAGGCGATGCTGCTGGCCAAGGAATCGCTGATGGCGCCGGTCGACATTCACGAACTGCGGGACAAGGCCGCCAGCGGCGCAGCCCTGAGCCGCGTCGAAGAGCTGCGTCTCGAGCTCATGGAGAAGGTCAACGCGCTTGGCATCGGTGCCCAGGGCCTGGGCGGCCTGACGACGGTGCTCGACGTCAAGATCATGGACTACCCGACCCACGCCGCCTCGCTGCCGGTCGCCATGATTCCGAACTGTGCTGCAACGCGTCACGTGCATTTCCACCTCGACGGCAACGGCCCGGCCAAGCTCGAAACCCCGAAGCTGGAAGACTGGCCGCAGGTCACCTGGAAGGCTGATACCAACGTCGCCACGCGGGTGAACCTCGACACCCTGACCAAGGAAGAAGTCGCGTCGTGGAAGCCGGGCCAGACCCTGCTCCTGAACGGCAAGATGCTGACCGGTCGTGATGCAGCGCACAAGCGCATCCAGGACATGCTGGCCAAGGGCGAGAAGCTGCCTGTGGACTTCACCAACCGCGTCATCTACTACGTTGGCCCGGTCGACCCTGTGCGTGACGAAGTCGTCGGCCCCGCAGGCCCAACCACCGCCACCCGCATGGACAAGTTCACCCGCATGATGCTGGAACAGACCGGCCTCATCTCGATGATCGGCAAGTCCGAGCGCGGCCCGACGGCGATTGACGCGATCCGCGACAACAAGTCGGCCTACCTGATGGCGGTCGGCGGTTCGGCCTACCTGGTATCGAAGGCGATCAAGGAAGCCAAGGTTGTCGGCTTTGCCGACCTCGGCATGGAAGCCATCTACGAATTCACCGTGCAGGACATGCCGGTGACCGTGGCGGTCGACTCGAGCGGCACCAGCGTGCATAACACCGGCCCGAAGGAATGGCAGGCGCGGATCGGCAAGATTCCGGTTGCCATCGCCTGATCCTGCTGTTGCACAGCAAAAAGCCCGGCCAGAAATGGTCGGGCTTTTTTACGTCTGTCTGCTCGCGACTGTCTGCTCGGAGCAGCCAAACGCGAAACGAATCAGTGCAGCGTCGCGTCCGGTTCGGCACAGACCGGGGCATCAGCGGTCCTGTCCCACAGATACTTGTCGCCAAGCGCCATCAGGCGGCGCAGTGCGGAGGGCGTGACCAGACAGCGCTCGAAGCAGTCGATGCTCGGGTCAAACGTGCCCAGCACCACCCCAAGCGACATCAGCTCTTCACGATCGGATGCGATCGCAAAAATGTCGACCAGCATTGCGCGGTCGTCTTCGCTCGCCCGCGACGGGGATGACAAAAAAGGGGACATCAGATTCACGATGGAACTCCTGCGCTTGCCAGAACACGCCAATACGACGCCATATGTTGAAAGCATCCCATATTGCGAGGGCGTAAACAAGGAACAAAGTCACACCGAATGCGCCCTGCCGGAATCACCACCTGTCCGTTCTTGATTCAGATCATGGAGCACCGGCCCCTGGAAAACCAGAATCCGTTCCACCCAATGGTCACCTTTCATCTTCCGGACATAACGAGACAATCATGAGGAGCACTCCATGAGCGGCATTTTCACCAAGGCAATGGCGCGCAATATCTTCTACGGGGGCACGGTCTTCTTCTTCCTGCTGTTCCTCGCGCTAACCTTCGACACCGAGAAAACCCTTCCCAAACGTGACAACCGCGAGAACCTTACCGCGGAAGTGATCGCAGGCAAGAAGATCTGGGAAACGCGCAACTGCATCGGCTGCCACACCTTGCTCGGTGAAGGCGCCTACTTCGCCCCGGAACTCGGAAACGTCTATACCCGCCGTGGCCCCGAGTTCATCAAGGCCTGGATCCAGTCGCAGCCAACGGGCGCCCCCGGTCGCCGTCAGATGCCGAACTTCCACCTCAGCGACGAGGAACTCGATCACCTGGTCGCCTTCCTGAAGTACAGCTCCGAGATCAACACCGCCAACTGGCCGCCCAACATCGAGGGCTGAGTCGGTTTACGACGCATTTCTCGACAGGATTCAAGGGGATATACAGATGCAATACAAATCACAAGCGGTCGCGATGCCGTACTTCATCGCGGCGATCGGCCTGTTCATCGGGCAGATCGTCTTCGGCCTGATCATGGGCCTTCAATACGTGATCGGCGACTTTCTGTTTCCGGAAATTCCGTTCAACGTTGCACGCATGGTGCACACCAACCTGCTGATCGTGTGGCTGCTGTTCGGCTTCATGGGTGCGGCCTACTACATGGTGCCGGAGGAGTCCGAAACCGAGCTGTGGAGCCCGAAACTGGCCTTGGGGCTGTTCTGGATCTTCCTCGCCGCCGGTGCGCTGACCATTCTCGGCTACCTGTTCGTGCCCTACGCGACGCTGGCCGAGATGACCGGAAACGACCTGCTCGCCACCATGGGCCGCGAGTTCCTCGAGCAGCCGCTGCCGACCAAGCTCGGCATCGTCGTGGTCGCGCTGGCCTTCCTGTTCAACATCACCATGACCATGCTCAAGGGCCGCAAGACCGCCATCAGCATGGTGCTGCTGCTCGGTCTGTGGGGTCTGGCGATCTTCTTCCTGTTCTCCTTCGTCAACCCGCACAACCTGGTACGCGACAAGTTCTACTGGTGGTGGGTGGTGCACCTCTGGGTGGAGGGCGTTTGGGAACTGATCCTCGGCGCACTGCTGGCCTTCGTGCTGATCAAGGTGACCGGTGTCGACCGTGAGGTCATCGAGAAGTGGCTGTACGTCATCATCACCATGACCCTGGTCACCGGCATCATCGGTACCGGCCACCACTACTACTGGATCGGCGCACCGGAGTACTGGCAGTGGTGGGGCTCGATCTTCTCCGCGCTGGAGCCGATCCCCTTCTTCGCCATGACCGTTTTCGCCTTCAACATGGTCAACCGCCGTCGTCGCGAGCATCCGAACAAGGCCGCCGTACTGTGGGCACTCGGAACCGGCGTGATGGCCTTCCTCGGTGCCGGCGTATGGGGCTTCCTGCACACGCTCGCCCCGGTAAACTTCTACACCCACGGCACGCAGATCACCGCAGCCCACGGTCACATGGCGTTCTACGGTGCGTACGTGATGGTGGTCCTGTGCCTGATCAGCTACGCCATGCCGATTCTGCGCGGTCGCGCCGCCAACTCGAACAAGGCGCAGGTGCTGGAGATGTGGAGCTTCTGGCTGATGACGATCGCCATGGTCTTCATCACCTTGTTCCTGACCGCCGCCGGCATCCTCCAGGTGTGGCTGCAACGGGTGTCCGATACCCCGATGTCCTTCATGGCTGCGCAGGACCAAGTGTCTCTCTTCTACTGGATGCGTGAAGGCGCCGGGGTGATGTTCTTCATCGGACTGGTGGTCTATGTGATCAGCTTCTTCGTCAAGGGCGAACCCAGAACGGTAAATAGCTGAAACAGGATGTCTCTCCGATGTCGTCCGGCCTGACCGGACGAGGAGTTGAGGGGTGGCGCAAGCCACCCTTTTTTTGTTCACTTCAAGCGTAGGCGGCATACCCGAGGCGCTGCACACCGGAGGCAGAGACCTGCCCCGACGTGTGGGATGGGCTCCGTTTTTTGCTTGCTGGAAAGCATTCTAAAAACTATACTGCGCAGCATGAACCCAAGATGCCGAACCCGTTGCGAAGACATGCTGCGCATGACTGCCGAGAGCTTTCCCGAGATCCACTCCCCCGGCATGCGCTTTATCGCCCGCGTTTTTCGTCTGCGTGACCTGATCTTCGAGAATGCACAGCGCGAGATGAGCCGCTTCGAGCTCTCGCCGGTCGAGTACTCGGTGCTCGCCACCCTGCGCAAGACCCCCTCACCGCACGCACTCCGCCCCTCGGACATCTACAAAGGCATGCTGATCACCTCGGGCGGCCTCACCAAGGTGCTCAAAGGCCTTGAGCAACGCGGCCTGCTGCTGCGTGAGGACGACGACACCGACCGCCGCGGTTCGCGCGTCCGCCTGACACCGGCGGGTATCGAACTCATCGAAGTCGCAATGAAAACGGTCATCGGCAGCGACATCGCCATGCTCCAGCGGGTCGCCAGCCCGGAACAACTCGACGCGCTCGCAGAAGCGCTGCAACCCTTCACAGAGAACCTCGACCTATGACAAATGAGAACTCTGAACCCGCCCACCTCGGGGCCAGGAGGCGCAATTGAACCGCGCCGATCGCAGCCCGATGGGCTTTACCGAGTTTGTCGGCTTCATTGCTGCCTGCATGGCGCTCAATGCACTCGCCATCGACGTGATGCTGCCCGCGCTGCCCATGCTTCACGCCGACTTCAGCCTGACCGATCCGAACCAGGCCCAGGCCGTGATCGGGGTGTATCTGCTGGGCATGGGCGCATCGCAGCTTGTGTATGGCCCCTTGTCCGACCGCTATGGCCGTCGCCCCGTGCTCATTGGCGGCCTGATCGTGTTTGCGGTGGCCGGGATGCTTTCGTCCCTGACCGACAGTTTCGCCACCCTGCTTGCGGCCCGCCTGCTGCAGGGTGTCGGCGCAGGTGCGCCGCGCGTCATCGCAGTGTCGCTGGCCCGTGACAAGTATTCCGGCGCCCAGATGGGCAAGGTCATGTCACTGGCGATGATGGTCTTCATGGCCGTGCCGATTCTCGCGCCTTCGATGGGGCAGCTGATCCTGCTGGTCGCGCCCTGGCGCTGGGCCTTTGGCGCACTGGTCATTGCCGGCGCCGCCGTCCTGACCTGGACCCTGCTGCGGCTGCAGGAATCCCTGCCCGAGGAGCACAGGCGTGCCATCTCGCCGCGCGCAATCTTTGGCGCCTACCGCATCACCCTCACCACGCGGACCTCGGTGGGCTACATGCTGGCGCTCGGGCTGGTCGTGGGCGGGCACATGAGCTTCATCACCTCGGCGCAACAGATCTTTGTCGATGTGTTCGATGTCGGGCGCAGCTTCACCCTGCTGTTTGCCGCAGTCGCGGTAGCGATGGCGGTGGCGGCGTTCACCAATTCGAGGCTGGTGCACCGCTTCGGCATGCGCCGACTGTCACTGACAGGTCTGGTGACGCTCATCGTGTTGAACGTGATCCACCTCGGACTCGCACTGAGCGGCAATGAAACCCTGCTTGCCTTCATGCTGCTGCAGGGCGGCAGCGTGTTCGTGTTCGGTTTTCTGGCCTCCAACCTGAACACCCTGGCGATGGAGCCGCTTGGCCATGTCGCCGGCACCGCATCGTCGATGATCGGCTTTTTCAGCACGGTGACGGGCGCGCTCATCGGCCTCATGGTGGGACATCTGTTCAATGGCAGCGTATCGCCCCTGGTCGGCGCCTACGTGGTGCTCGGGTCGCTGGCGCTGGCGACGGTGTATTACACGGAACGACCGGCCCCGGCCCTCGCGGCCTGAGGACCACACCGCTCCGTTTCAGAATCGATCCGGAAGCCCCCCGCCCGCAAGGGTGGCGGGGCTTCTGCCATTTCGCCTCAGCGGAGGGGCGGCGCCTGCTCACGCGTGGTCGAGCGCCGGGTGCAACTTGTCCGGAATCAAGGCCGGCGACTCCATGCTTTCCTAGACTGCCGGCTATGAACACGCCCGGTCTCGCTTCCACCCTGCCCGATCACGGCCCGGTCGCCGAACAACGACTTGCCGGCGATCTGGCGATCTGGATCTTCATCCTCGCCGAACTGCTGGCCTTCGGTGTGTTCTTCGCCGCCTACGCCTTCACGCGTGCCAACCACATCGAACTGTTCGATGCCGAGCAGCAGGCGCTGCACCGTGGGGCCGGCGCGCTCAACACCGTGGTGCTGCTGACCGCGAGCTACTTCGTGGTACGCGCGGTGCAGGCGGCCGAACAGCGGGCTTCAGCGCTGTCCGCACGCTGGCTGCTGGGCGCAATCGCCTGCGGCAGTGGCTTCGTCATCGTCAAGCTGACCGAATACTCGGCTGCGTTCGAACAGGGCATC
This genomic interval from Parazoarcus communis contains the following:
- a CDS encoding sensor histidine kinase — its product is MLSGSVIIGASVAYLLVLFAVAYFGDRRADQGRSVISNPWVYSLSLAVYCTAWTYFGSVGRAASGGIWFLPIYLGPTLGLALSWLVVLKMIRIAKTHRITSIADFVASRYGKSHLLGGLVTVIAVVGTVPYIALQLKAISSGYALLTGDHDSNFRPLHLGGWLDDSTLYLALTLAAFTVLFGTRHLDTTERHEGMVAAIAFESVVKLLAFLAVGVYVTYVMFDGIGDIYARALAHPELLSLLSFDGVDKGGYGGWFSLMLLAMLSIIFLPRQFQIVVVENVNEQHLRRATWMFPAYLLAINIFVMPIALGGLLHFGRGVVDPDTFVLTLPMVTGQVELALLVFIGGLSAATGMVIVETIALSTMVCNDLVMPLLLRRTEVARNDGRDLTGLLLMIRRGAIVGVMLLGYLYFRLAGEAYALVSIGLISFAAVAQFAPAMLGGMYWRGGTRDGALAGLLAGFLVWGYTLLLPSFAKSGWLDMSLLSHGPFGIALLRPEHLFGLSELDSLSHALFLSLFANVGCYVAVSLLRSPTGAEASQATLFVDVFRRGLSTPASFWRTGAEVRELIPLVARFLGRHRTEEAFKRYARSHSLSSPDQLKADPELVNFAESLLAGAIGSASARVMVSTVVQEEPLGLDEVMDILDEASQVRAYSHQLEEKSRALEAATAELRAANEQLKEFDRLKDDFMSSVTHELRTPLTSIRALSEMMLDDPKTDLANRKRFLGIIVSETERLTRLVNQVLDLAKIESGHAEWHNSDIDMRELVEHAVDATAQLFSDRGAVVETDLADTVPTLKADHDRLLQVMINLLSNAAKFVPAQTGRVKVRLFVDDEGIRVDVADNGGGIAPELLPVVFEKFRQGGDAKARPQGTGLGLPISRQIVEHFGGRLWVSSKPGEGAIFSFVLPLAPG
- a CDS encoding fumarate hydratase, coding for MTVIREEDLIQSVADAFQYISYYHPLDYIKALGEAYEREESPAAKDAIAQILTNSRMCAEGHRPLCQDTGIAVVFLKVGMDVRWDAKMSVQDMVNEGVRRAYNHPDNKLRASVLLDPAGKRQNSKDNTPAVVHYEIVPGDHVEVICAAKGGGSENKSKMVMLNPSDSIVDWVIKTLPTMGAGWCPPGILGIGIGGTPEKAMLLAKESLMAPVDIHELRDKAASGAALSRVEELRLELMEKVNALGIGAQGLGGLTTVLDVKIMDYPTHAASLPVAMIPNCAATRHVHFHLDGNGPAKLETPKLEDWPQVTWKADTNVATRVNLDTLTKEEVASWKPGQTLLLNGKMLTGRDAAHKRIQDMLAKGEKLPVDFTNRVIYYVGPVDPVRDEVVGPAGPTTATRMDKFTRMMLEQTGLISMIGKSERGPTAIDAIRDNKSAYLMAVGGSAYLVSKAIKEAKVVGFADLGMEAIYEFTVQDMPVTVAVDSSGTSVHNTGPKEWQARIGKIPVAIA
- a CDS encoding response regulator transcription factor — its product is MAKKILIADDEPNIVISLEFLLKREGFDVTVATDGEEAVNRIRSDRPDLVLLDVMMPKKSGFEVCQEVKADPELESIRILMLTAKGRDTEVSKGLALGADAYMTKPFSTKELVERVRSMLES
- a CDS encoding c-type cytochrome; its protein translation is MSGIFTKAMARNIFYGGTVFFFLLFLALTFDTEKTLPKRDNRENLTAEVIAGKKIWETRNCIGCHTLLGEGAYFAPELGNVYTRRGPEFIKAWIQSQPTGAPGRRQMPNFHLSDEELDHLVAFLKYSSEINTANWPPNIEG
- the acs gene encoding acetate--CoA ligase; amino-acid sequence: MSNEQQVRIYNPTEEFKKNAAVSGMDAYRALCKEAEDDYEGYWARNARELLEWKKPFTQVLDESNSPFFKWFADGELNVSYNCLDRQVNAGLGDKVAIIFEADSGEVTKVTYKELLSRVSKFANALRGMGVKKGDRVVIYMPMSIEGVVAMQGCARIGATHSIVFGGFSAQALRDRIEDAGAVALITADGQHRGGKAMPLKPIADEALSLNGCDTIKNVIVAKRTGAATEMKAGRDVWFDDAVADQSDVCEPEWVSAEHPLFILYTSGSTGKPKGVQHSTGGYLLQAILSMKYTFDIKPDDVFWCTADIGWVTGHTYITYGPLACGTTEIVFEGVPTYPDAGRFWRMIQDHKVSVFYTAPTAIRSLIKAADNNPTVHPTKYDLSSLRILGSVGEPINPSAWEWYYENVGGSRCPIVDTFWQTETGAHMITPMPGATPLVPGSCTLPFPGVQVAVVDETGTEVPWGQGGILVVKRPWPAMIRTIWNDPDRFVKSYYPADFQGKLYLAGDGAIRDKDTGYFTITGRIDDVLNVSGHRMGTMEIESALVAHEKVAEAAVVGRPDDLTGEAIVAFVVLKGSRPTGEEAKAVIKELQTWVGHEIGPIAKPKDIRFGENLPKTRSGKIMRRLLRQLAKGEEITQDTSTLENPGILEQLKG
- a CDS encoding MarR family winged helix-turn-helix transcriptional regulator, which encodes MTAESFPEIHSPGMRFIARVFRLRDLIFENAQREMSRFELSPVEYSVLATLRKTPSPHALRPSDIYKGMLITSGGLTKVLKGLEQRGLLLREDDDTDRRGSRVRLTPAGIELIEVAMKTVIGSDIAMLQRVASPEQLDALAEALQPFTENLDL
- a CDS encoding cbb3-type cytochrome c oxidase subunit I; the encoded protein is MQYKSQAVAMPYFIAAIGLFIGQIVFGLIMGLQYVIGDFLFPEIPFNVARMVHTNLLIVWLLFGFMGAAYYMVPEESETELWSPKLALGLFWIFLAAGALTILGYLFVPYATLAEMTGNDLLATMGREFLEQPLPTKLGIVVVALAFLFNITMTMLKGRKTAISMVLLLGLWGLAIFFLFSFVNPHNLVRDKFYWWWVVHLWVEGVWELILGALLAFVLIKVTGVDREVIEKWLYVIITMTLVTGIIGTGHHYYWIGAPEYWQWWGSIFSALEPIPFFAMTVFAFNMVNRRRREHPNKAAVLWALGTGVMAFLGAGVWGFLHTLAPVNFYTHGTQITAAHGHMAFYGAYVMVVLCLISYAMPILRGRAANSNKAQVLEMWSFWLMTIAMVFITLFLTAAGILQVWLQRVSDTPMSFMAAQDQVSLFYWMREGAGVMFFIGLVVYVISFFVKGEPRTVNS